A portion of the Malania oleifera isolate guangnan ecotype guangnan chromosome 3, ASM2987363v1, whole genome shotgun sequence genome contains these proteins:
- the LOC131151433 gene encoding uncharacterized protein LOC131151433 yields MVEPESSTHSASMANANESSRNSSDDSSSVYYLHPLDNPGALLVSEILTGANYIAWSRSISIALTVKNKITFIDEKEIHGSLLYFTAACDVWEELKTRCGILDRCSCNLLKIFTDRQQSDYVMKFLIGLHDSYSMMRSQLLLQSPLPSMSKVFSLLLQEENQRSLSNAVGFSMDSYAMIAAQTQKSVITNGTHFTKSKARGNIICSHCGYTGHLADKCFHLIGFPPGWKGPRGKKIITPQNGNTNTNLSNANVASSLEFNSSISNIFSQEQIQNLLSLANGLSNTNVTPIANTVSTSGIISCHVVSADKNSSPWILDTGATDHMICSPHFFTSIHLPKQPFAVHLPNGQSAPVIFTGTVHFSADIILHNALYIPSFSVNLISASKLTKENSIGLHFLQSKCILQNLISWKMIAEVKSGLYHLQQSPVIARDKSDLKYKSSVSSANNCTINADIWHFRLGHIPSTIMKFINAINSNVSANPIHTCEVCPLAK; encoded by the exons ATGGTGGAACCTGAATCTTCTACGCATTCTGCTTCTATGGCAAATGCTAATGAATCTTCAAGAAATTCGTCGGATGATTCTTCAAGTGTATATTACTTGCATCCATTGGATAATCCTGGAGCTCTTTTAGTTTCTGAAATCTTGACTGGTGCAAATTATATTGCGTGGAGTAGATCTATCTCCATTGCTCTTACAGTTAAgaataaaattacatttatagATG aaaaagaaattcatggAAGTCTGTTGTACTTCACAGCTGCATGTGATGTTTGGGAAGAACTCAAAACAAG ATGTGGAATTCTTGATAGATGTTCTTGCAATCTTTTAAAGATTTTTACAGATAGGCAGCAATCAGATTATGTGATGAAATTTCTCATTGGTTTGCATGATTCTTACTCTATGATGCGAAGTCAATTACTTCTCCAATCACCTTTGCCTTCTATGAGCAAAGTTTTTTCTTTGCTACTacaagaagaaaatcaaagatCATTGTCTAATGCTGTTGGTTTTTCCATGGATTCTTATGCTATGATTGCTGCACAAACACAGAAGTCTGTTATTACTAATGGTACTCATTTCACAAAATCAAAAGCCAGAGGAAATATTATTTGTTCTCATTGTGGATATACTGGTCACCTTGCAGATAAGTGTTTTCATTTGATTGGATTTCCACCTGGATGGAAGGGTCCACGAGGCAAGAAAATTATTACTCCTCAAAAtggaaatacaaatacaaatttgtCCAATGCAAATGTTGCTTCTTCTTTGGAATTCAATTCAAgcatctcaaatatattttctcaaGAGCAAATTCAAAACTTGCTGTCCCTTGCAAATGGCCTTTCAAATACAAATGTAACCCCTATAGCAAATACAGTCTCTACATCAGGTATCATTTCATGTCATGTTGTTTCAGCTGACAAAAACTCTTCTCCATGGATTCTTGATACAGGAGCTACAGATCATATGATTTGTTCTCCTCATTTTTTCACTTCAATTCATCTACCAAAACAACCATTTGCAGTTCATTTACCGAATGGTCAATCTGCTCCTGTTATTTTTACTGGAACTGTTCATTTTTCAGCTGATATTATTTTACATAATGCTCTCTATATTCCTTCTTTTAGTGTTAATCTCATTTCTGCTTCAAAACTTACTAAAGAAAATTCTATTGGTTTACATTTTCTTCAATCCAAATGTATTTTGCAGAACCTAATCAGCTGGAAGATGATTGCTGAAGTAAAATCTGGCCTATATCATCTACAACAATCTCCTGTTATAGCAAGGGATAAATCTGATCTCAAGTATAAATCTTCTGTTTCTTCAGCAAATAATTGTACTATCAATGCTGATATTTGGCATTTTCGCCTAGGACATATTCCCTCTACCATAATGAAATTTATCAATGCTATAAATTCCAATGTATCAGCAAATCCAATTCATACATGTGAAGTTTGTCCTTTAGCCAAATAG